DNA sequence from the Candidatus Kaistella beijingensis genome:
AAAATAACGAAGGACAAAAACCTGAACAGCAAGGTTAAAAATAAAGATCCGCTTCAAAAAATTGAAGCGGATTTTTTTAGACATACACTTCTCCTGTTTCGAAATGTCTTCTGGTAGAAGCGAGAGTGGGCTCTAAAGATTTGTGTTGATAATGAGGAAAATCTTTAAAAGAATTCCAATTCCCGCCCCACTCCAGGTTTGGTAAAAAAGGCAAAACAAACGGTGCAATATCTTTGTACTCCCGGTCTTTTTTGATGTACTCGCCATTTTGAAAAATACCGATGTCCCATGCTAAGCCAAAATTATGATTGCTTTGTCCACCTTTAGCATTGGTAACTACAGATCTGTTTTTCTGTGTAGTTCTTCCAATACTGTACAGAGCATTTTGCTCCGAATAAGTACGGGTACCGGATAGAATTCTTACATCCAGTCGATGATCAGTACGTAAAATTTTAAGAAATTTCCTGACCAAAATCTGCACTTTCGGCGTCAAGGTAATAATGTTTGATTCGCTACGCGCATCAAATGCGCCATAATCGGACTTAATTTCATCTGACTTTCGGGTAAAAGCGATATCCGCATTATTAGTTTTATTTCCCCATTTTCCATCGATTTCGTAAGGATAGAAACCGTTTGCTTTTAAAAATCTTTGGTAGAAGACGATGTCCTCCTTAAAAAGTGTTGAGCTCATAGTATTTTGTTTTTAGGTTATTATAGTTGCTGTAGGTTCCTAATGTTTGATCATTTTCAACTTCCCGAGAACAAATTTAAAAAGAAACAAAATCAATAGCCAAGCGTGAAATCACCCTATTCTTTGAAGCTGCAATAAAAATTTTCATAAAATTGAAACTTGGAATACTAATTGCTAAAACTGTAGAAACAAAAAAAATTATGAATCCAGTACTTTTAAGAAGACTCCTTATGTGGGTTGCTCCATTAGCAATTGGCTATATCGTTAAAAAATACGAGCAAAAACAAGCAAAGAAACAACAGGAAAAAGCAATGGCGAAAAATACAGCGCTTTAAGTAAAACCTCATTTTTGAGGTTTTTTTTATTTCTAGAGTTCATCTCACTGCATTTCATTTTTTTCATTCAATAAAAAAGGGTGATTTCACTTGCTTGATTTCAACAGCATCTTGGTAATTTTGATTTATGATAGATAACTTGAAGCCATGAACGAATCTGATTTCACACAAATTCTGCAGTACATCTCCCAAGATCACAATAGCGATGATTTACTTCAAAAACTGCAAAGTGTAAAAGAACAAAATAAAATTTTTTCGGACGTTTATACCATTGATGCAGATGGAAACACACTACAATTCGTGGAATTGGTTCAGGAAGGAGGTGGAACATTAGGAATTTCGCTGGTTGGATTCTGTTTTGTTCTCGAATATTGCGGTATCCGTTTTCTGAAACTTGCCGGAACAAGCGCAGGAGCCATCAATACTCTTTTTATGGCAGCATTGGGTAAAAATAAGGAATGTTGTTCAACACCTGAACTTTTCCAAATCGTGAGGAACATGGATATGTTTTCCTTTGTAGATGGACATTGGATTGCTAAAAGAGCAATCAGAAGTTTAATCTCCAAAGATGGTTGGCTCAAGAGTACGATTTTCGCTTTTGTGGTTTTGGTTCTGTTTCTGATGATTTTTTATCCGCTCATTTCGATATTCGGCGAAATTGGTAACGGCGTGTATCTACTTGGTTTGGCGGTCTTCCTTATTTTCGTCGGAATCAATGTTTATCTTTATCTGCGTTTTAAAAAAGCAAAATATGGCGTTAACTCTGGAAAGGAATTCTTAAAATTTTTAGTAAAAAATCTTGAGAAGAAAAATATTTCGACCAAACTTGAGCTGGATAGAATTGCAAAATTCATCATTAATGAGGACGGTTCTGTGGAAGGAAATTCAAACTATAAATTTTACGGCAGAAGTGAGAATGTTGCCGAAAATCAAAAGATCATCGATGTTCTTAATCAAGAATATCACACCAACCGTCAGTACAATTTTACCCTCAAAAATTTACAGGCAGATTACACCTTTATCACGGTGGACATATCCTCCGAAAGAAAAATCGAACTTCCTGCACAAGCCGGACTTTACTGGAGCAATCCTAACTTTGATGTAAATCCTGCCGTTTTCGTTCGTTCTTCAATGGCGATTCCGCTATTCTTCGAGCCGGTTATCCAACAGATTGACCGTTCAGATGTCAAAATTATTGAAAACTGGGCTAAGATTTTTGTCAACCAACACGAAATACCTAACCAGGGAATTTTTGTGGACGGAGGATCCATTTCAAACTTTCCAATCAATATTTTCCATAATGAAAAAATTATTATTCCGCGCTTACCTGTTTTTGGAATTAGAATTAATGACGTAAAACCCAATCCTGATACCGAAATCAAAACTCTCGGGAATTATGCCGGAAGAATTCTAAACACCATGAAAAGCAACTACGATAAAGATTTTCTTACGAAAAACAATTTCTACGAAAAATACAGCATCGCAGATATTGACACCTATCTCACCAAAGCGAATTGGCTGGATTTCAACATGAGCGAAGAAAACAAAAAAGCCCTGTTTTTGAAAGGTGTGGAATCGGCAATTGATTTCCTGGAGCGGTTTAATTGGCTGGATTATAAAACCAACCGTGCAAAAGTGTATTACGAAAACAATAGATAATGATAAGGTTTAACGGTCTAGAAATCAAAGCCTGTTTGTGACTGTTGGAATTCCTTGATTAAATTCTTGAACACCTGCTCTACCGGCAAAATCTCATCGATGAGTGCGGAAACCTGACCGATTTCCAGTTCGCCTTCTTCCAGGTCACCCTCAAACATTCCGCGCTTGGCTCTGGCTCTTCCCAATGTTTCTTTTAAAGCTTCAACATTTCTTCCCGATTCGTAAAGTTTTTCCAGATCGTGGAAGAATTTATTTTTCACCAAACGAACCGGTGCAAGTTCTTTTAATGTAAGTTGCGTATCGCCCTCGTTTAGGGAAATCACCTTATTTTTAAAATTTTCGTGGGAGCTCGCTTCCTGGGTCATCGCAAAACGGGAACCGATTTGAACGCCGTCTGCACCCAGGATCATCGCCGCTTTCATTTGGGAACCGAGCGCAATTCCACCCGCAGCAATGAGGGGTTTGGAAATGTGCCTTTTCACATTCGGAATCAGGCAAAAAGTGGTGGTTTCATCTCTACCATTATGACCGCCTGCTTCAAAACCTTCCGCAACAATCGCGTCAACTCCGGCTTCTTCACATTTCATGGCAAATTTGGTGGAGGAAACTACATGCGCAACCTTTACTCCCTCTTTCTGTAAAGTTTCCGTATAGGTTTTGGGATTTCCGGCGGAGGTGAAAACAATCTTCACCCCTTCTTCCAAAATAATCTGGATGATTTCTTCCAGGTTAGGATAAAGCATCGGAACATTCACGCCAAAAGGTTGCTCCGTCGCTCTTTTGCATTTCTGAATATTTTCCCGCAAAATATCGGGATACATGCTTCCTGCCCCGATCAAACCCAAACCGCCATTATTGGAAACCGCCGAAGCCAGCCTCCACCCGGAATGCCAAATCATCCCGCCCTGAATAATGGGATATTTAATATTGAAAAGTGAGGTGATTTTATTCTGATTTTCGCTGTACATCTTCTCAGCGATACCGAAGTGGATAAAGTTGCTCATATTATTTAAATGGATTATTTGCCGCTCTTCATGCGGTTGTCTTTTTTGCAAAGCATCATAAGGTTATCTTCAACGGTAAGTCCGCCGTCTTTCCACGGAATGACGTGGTCGCCTTCCATTTCTTCAAATTCAAAGTGCTGTTTGCAGACCGGGCAAATCCCTTCCTGCTGTTGATATTTCTTGCGTTTGGTTTTGATGTCGAACGTCCTTAAATCCAGATACCGCACATCGTCCGTTAAAACATAAGGATAAATTCCCTTCTCGCTTTTCACTTCGTCATCTTCCACCAGTTCTGCGATTTGTTTTTCTATGGCGTCGGTATCTAAAATCTCATCTTTATAACGGTCATACCAAAATCCCCAATCTACTCCTTTCATGGAGGAGCGGTATTTTTTGAAGGTATTTCTTTGCCAACCAATCACGGCTTCAAAATACTGTTTCAGTGCATTGGCGTTGGGATCGTGCTGATGTTCGCCCATATATTTCTGGATGTTGTCTTTGGAAATCCACTTCAACACGGTTTCCAAATAATCCTGCCGTTTTGCGGAACCGGTGAGCAAATCGTGGGCTCTGTTGAAAGCCGGACCGCTCGGTTTGCTGAAATATTTCTTGGCATCGCTCAGCCAAGGGCCTGCAAAAGTGGCGTTCAAAAGTTCCTGTTTGGTGAGAACGGCTCCGGCAATGTTGATGGTTTCAAACCATTCCAGTTTTTCGCTGGGTTCGCCTTCGCATAGATAAACGAGGAGTTTATAATCGAGAATTTTTTTCTGCATATCGTCCTGAAGGTTCATAAAGGCGAGCATTTTGCCACCAATATTTACAGAAAAATCTCCGGCAACATACTGACAGATAGAAATTGTGCGCTGTTGCCCGTCGATAATTTCGTATTCGGGTTCGCCGTCTTCAATTTTATCCCGCACCGCCCAATACATCACGTTCAGCGGGTGACCTTTTAATATCGTATCGATGACCATGGCACGCTGCTTCTCATCATACACAAACTCGCGCTGGAAAGGCGGCCGCACATCCAGCTTGCCTTTATAGGCAATTACACCATCATCGCCTTTGTCCTGATAACCTTTGACAAGGGCGGCAACATTGACTTCAAATAAAGTGATATCCATGATTTAATTTTTAGAGTTTTTTGTTTTTGATTAAAATTCTTGCGTAAGTTGGCTTGCCATTTATAGCTCCATCTTTGTCTTTAATTAATCCATGTTCCTTGAAAGGAATTGTTTCATTAATGCGATAATCATTTGAACTAATAATTTCAAACTGCTCCGGATTGTATTTATCCAAAAAGGTAATCGGCACGCCCATAGCTCCGGCATAATCTTTGGGAATATCCTTAGTTTTATTAACATTAATAGCATCATAGTTATCATACTTCGGATACTCTTCCGGAGTATAGGTTTTGTATAAATCCAAATCTTCATGACGCTTGGAATGATCGAGATTGGTAAACCAAATGGCTTGTGCTCTACCTTTTACAACACCATTTACAACTTTATATGCACTGCCTTCTTTTTTATTATTTAATAAAAATTCGATTTCATCTTTAGGTAAGTCAAATAGTAGATCAGTGCTCATTGGCGTAACGCCAACCCATAATTTATTTTCTTTAATTAATTTAAAAACTTCTTTATAAGTGATGGCATTTTTGTTTGAAATAATAATAAACTTCTTATCAAACTCCATCAGCTGCGCCACATATTTCCGGAATAGCGAGAACGGCGGGTTGGTTACCACAATATCGGCTTCTTTCAAAAGGGCAACACTTTCCGCCGAACGGAAGTCGCCGTCGCCCTGCAGCTCGGTAATCCCAATTTCTTCGGCATTGGGCACGCGGTCGCCATTTTTGTCGCCTTCGTACACCAACATTACGGCTTTTTCGCTTTCGTGGGTGCTGAAGAGATCCATGTCCTGATTTTTGTAGCAGGTGGTGATAAGTTTTTTCAGCCCCAAATCCTCGAAGCGGTGGCTGAAATAATGAAAGAAGTTGGAAACTCTGGGATCATCGCAGTTGCAGAAAACGGTTTTGCCTTTAAAGTGGTGGCGGTAATGTTTCAGTTCGTTTTCTATATCAGCAATTTGGGTATAGAACTCGTCTTTTTTATTGCTTTTTGCGCTGTGCAGGTTTTTGTTGAGGGATTTTGCCATGCCCAAATATAATTAATTGTTGGGTTACTTCAAAAAACACAATCGTTTCGGTCTTTTACTCCTCCGTTTCGGTTGCCAACCGAAAAATTGCGGTCCGGAACCCCAAACTTCCGGTTGGGTAACCCCAAATTTTCGGTTCCGGACCGTAAGTTTAGGGTTCCGAACCCTACCGTTTCGGTTCTTTAGTGGTTCGTACCGGTTAAAGACCGGAATGCACCTAAAAAAAAACCGCCTTTTTGTAGGCGGTTCGGTTTTTTAAGGATTTGGTGGGGGCGGGTTAAAGTTTTTGGTTGTTCTTCCAAAAAACTGCTTCAGTTCGTTGTATTTGTTTTCATAACCATCTGCTCCTGTCGCGGCGCGGTAAGTGGTGTACGCATAATCGTCTAATGCTGCCTGATAATTGTCGTAATCG
Encoded proteins:
- a CDS encoding M15 family metallopeptidase, which codes for MSSTLFKEDIVFYQRFLKANGFYPYEIDGKWGNKTNNADIAFTRKSDEIKSDYGAFDARSESNIITLTPKVQILVRKFLKILRTDHRLDVRILSGTRTYSEQNALYSIGRTTQKNRSVVTNAKGGQSNHNFGLAWDIGIFQNGEYIKKDREYKDIAPFVLPFLPNLEWGGNWNSFKDFPHYQHKSLEPTLASTRRHFETGEVYV
- a CDS encoding patatin-like phospholipase family protein gives rise to the protein MNESDFTQILQYISQDHNSDDLLQKLQSVKEQNKIFSDVYTIDADGNTLQFVELVQEGGGTLGISLVGFCFVLEYCGIRFLKLAGTSAGAINTLFMAALGKNKECCSTPELFQIVRNMDMFSFVDGHWIAKRAIRSLISKDGWLKSTIFAFVVLVLFLMIFYPLISIFGEIGNGVYLLGLAVFLIFVGINVYLYLRFKKAKYGVNSGKEFLKFLVKNLEKKNISTKLELDRIAKFIINEDGSVEGNSNYKFYGRSENVAENQKIIDVLNQEYHTNRQYNFTLKNLQADYTFITVDISSERKIELPAQAGLYWSNPNFDVNPAVFVRSSMAIPLFFEPVIQQIDRSDVKIIENWAKIFVNQHEIPNQGIFVDGGSISNFPINIFHNEKIIIPRLPVFGIRINDVKPNPDTEIKTLGNYAGRILNTMKSNYDKDFLTKNNFYEKYSIADIDTYLTKANWLDFNMSEENKKALFLKGVESAIDFLERFNWLDYKTNRAKVYYENNR
- a CDS encoding NAD(P)H-dependent flavin oxidoreductase, translated to MSNFIHFGIAEKMYSENQNKITSLFNIKYPIIQGGMIWHSGWRLASAVSNNGGLGLIGAGSMYPDILRENIQKCKRATEQPFGVNVPMLYPNLEEIIQIILEEGVKIVFTSAGNPKTYTETLQKEGVKVAHVVSSTKFAMKCEEAGVDAIVAEGFEAGGHNGRDETTTFCLIPNVKRHISKPLIAAGGIALGSQMKAAMILGADGVQIGSRFAMTQEASSHENFKNKVISLNEGDTQLTLKELAPVRLVKNKFFHDLEKLYESGRNVEALKETLGRARAKRGMFEGDLEEGELEIGQVSALIDEILPVEQVFKNLIKEFQQSQTGFDF
- a CDS encoding GmrSD restriction endonuclease domain-containing protein, whose protein sequence is MDITLFEVNVAALVKGYQDKGDDGVIAYKGKLDVRPPFQREFVYDEKQRAMVIDTILKGHPLNVMYWAVRDKIEDGEPEYEIIDGQQRTISICQYVAGDFSVNIGGKMLAFMNLQDDMQKKILDYKLLVYLCEGEPSEKLEWFETINIAGAVLTKQELLNATFAGPWLSDAKKYFSKPSGPAFNRAHDLLTGSAKRQDYLETVLKWISKDNIQKYMGEHQHDPNANALKQYFEAVIGWQRNTFKKYRSSMKGVDWGFWYDRYKDEILDTDAIEKQIAELVEDDEVKSEKGIYPYVLTDDVRYLDLRTFDIKTKRKKYQQQEGICPVCKQHFEFEEMEGDHVIPWKDGGLTVEDNLMMLCKKDNRMKSGK
- a CDS encoding adenine-specific methyltransferase EcoRI family protein codes for the protein MAKSLNKNLHSAKSNKKDEFYTQIADIENELKHYRHHFKGKTVFCNCDDPRVSNFFHYFSHRFEDLGLKKLITTCYKNQDMDLFSTHESEKAVMLVYEGDKNGDRVPNAEEIGITELQGDGDFRSAESVALLKEADIVVTNPPFSLFRKYVAQLMEFDKKFIIISNKNAITYKEVFKLIKENKLWVGVTPMSTDLLFDLPKDEIEFLLNNKKEGSAYKVVNGVVKGRAQAIWFTNLDHSKRHEDLDLYKTYTPEEYPKYDNYDAINVNKTKDIPKDYAGAMGVPITFLDKYNPEQFEIISSNDYRINETIPFKEHGLIKDKDGAINGKPTYARILIKNKKL